TCTACGCCAaagttattttctcaaaatgaaCTCAGTGATTTAATACGTGATCTCAATTTATCTCAAGCTGCTTTGACATGGGTTTAAAAGAATACAAACCTGCTGAGTAGCGCCTTTTTATTGACAGTTGTAAAACAAGTTTAAAATGCGTCTTACTGCacaatggaaataaatttgcatCAATTCCAATTGCCCATTCAATAAAACTCAaagaagaatataaaaatgtaaaaattagtttcagaaaaaattaattactcggAGCATCAATGGCTGATCTGTGTggatttgaaaatggttaattttttacttgatCAATAAAGTGGACACACGAAATACCCTTGCTTCATCATTATTATGTTTGACAGTAAGCATAGCAACTTCATTGGGAACAAGATGTTGGCCtgtaagaaattctttaattgTCGATAAAGCCAATGTAATAAGGGAGCCGTTGGTGAGCAGAGACAAAATCATACTTTCACCATTACATATTAAGTTAGGAATGATAAAGCAATTTGTAAAAGCGTTGGACAAAGAAGaagattgttttaattacatttgtaGAACATTTTCGAAGTTTAGTATGGAAAAGTTGAAAGGTGGAATATTTGATGGTCCTCAAATACGGCAATTGATGAAAGAcacagattttattaaagttatgaAGTTTTGTGTTGGTAGTTGAAAATTTCCTAGGTAACCAAGACACCAAAACGCAGggacatattaaaaattaattttaaaggcTTAGATAGCGCTCTAGTGCAGCCTCGaatgaaaattgatgaaatgttATCCGAGCCCTTAAAGATGTTAACACCATGAAGCGCCTGTTCAACTTCTAACAATTCCAAattccaaattaaaaattggtcCCCCTCAGAATACACGCTCATCACAGGCTCAACGAAAACAGCCAAAATATTCAGAGAAAAAAAGCACAAATTTCTTCTCGATCTACAGTGGATACGCCATTAAGCTGAATAACCGTCGACACGCCAGTACCACCTTTTCTTTGCTTTAAATACGACCAAAGTTGTTTGGAGTCAGTAGCAACCGAATTGTAAACGCGattgatataatttttatggTTACGTGcaataagatattttgaacGACGTTTCAGCAAAGAAAAAGTAAGGTAGTCCACACGAAATCTGTAGCGTTTCCATTTCCTATTCACATGCTTTTTTTCACGTAACGTATTAATTGTGTCTCGAGAGAACCAGGGGGGGATACCCTTTAAGAGGCGATCTCGTATCTGGttacaatattaaaatgtgGAATTTACTAACTTATTTAGATTTCGAAATTCAATACATAACTCTTTTAAcattaactttattataaacaaattgtcaacaaataaaaaatgaacataatttatataaatataaggaaaaaataattaaaactgttatttttttaaactacgTTTCTTTTAAGTAATCAAAATATCCTTTTTGATGCATATGCACTATAACTCCCCTAGCACGGTCTCTAAAAAGATTATCGTTAACACTTTTATAATCGAAAGCCTCCATGAACTGATCGACATTTTCGCTTTTACCGAATTCGGGCACTTCGGTATTATCGCTCATCATGATATGTAAAACCATTGTGCCCATATAAACACCGAACGTGCAATGATGTTTCAGTTCGTTAATCAACTCCGAGTACGGAAATAGTTTTTCCGGGTCGCTTCCCATTTCCACTAAATGCGAACACAACGTGTAATAATACAGTTGAATCATTTTGTCGTAGTGTTTTTCTCTGAATTCTTGACTTGTGCAAGCGTAAAAGAAGTAGGAAAGATCTAATGCTACTGATCCGTAACGAGATAATTGCCAATCTAATATACATACTTTGGTCGGCAGTTCTGGATTTTCAGCAtcctgaaaaattataaaaaacctGTAGATTaagtttgtaaataaatagtaaattattttgagattatttgttgtatttttatatttgggGTTCATTCGATTAGATAACATTCATTATGTTATAATTTAGATTTAGTGGTTTTTATCATAATCGTAGATATTGTTCGCgtaatacaataaatttgattcaataaaaattatggaaaaattttacaaatgtCATTCTAATAAATGATCGGTTATTTTAAAGATTAGaatataatagaaaataaaataactcaataaggaaatgtgtataaaatactatacaaaaaaagaaagaggTTTTACTTTATCTTTAATGTgtttaaactttataataaaattatagattGCATGAAGTCTTACCTCATACTtccatataaaattattagtcCAACAATCACCATGTAAAATAACACTGTACTCATTAGTATTTTCAACTGAATCTATATGAACTTGAATAGGATCTTTGGcgtaatatttaaaagatttaatcgCTTCTGCATCAGCTTCCTCATTTAATGTATCCAAAagtttttcacaaaaattattttgaaactttttcattttttccaaTTCAGCGATATCATCCATaccaaatattttatctttagtTTCTTTAGCCAATTTAGCAAAAAGTTCCGGTTTTTGATCTCTCAAAGCAAATGAAATCGCATGAAATTTACCATATTCCCTCATGACGTGCTTTACGTGATGGAGATCGAGCGGTTGTTTCCGATCTCTCAAAACATAACCTTCCGCTTTCAAATCTTCCATAACAAAACTCTCCTTATACGGTTCGAGATATGAAAGTACGAATTTCGGATGGGCGTTAAAGGgttgtaaaagtttcttttctgCTTGGAATTCGTCGAGTTGATCGAAAAGTTTGTACATGTAAACTTCTGTTGCATATGCAATGTCAATTTTTAGCATTGAACGGTACATATCGGTTTGTGGGGCTGCTTTTGCAATCCAATTCCATTCGACATCTTCTCcgtcaacattttttcctgTTACTTTTACTTTCGCTAAAATACCCATAAAATTATCTCCTTTTGCACTACCGGATGTTATATCGAGTTGACAATTAGTTAATCCTCTTTTTTCGGCttctttaattaaagcatcgACAACTTCATCGTGAAGGAGTTTTTGTGGTGGtgatttttcttcattttcgaCTTTATTGTTTTCACAAGTATCTTTAGTATTTAAAGTGTGAGTGCCGTTttccattttaatttgttcttaGTTGGTTTTGGAGATTGAGTTTTCTTTGTAAATCTTGATTGTAACGAGGAGTAATCGAAACTGGACGTTTTAAGTAGCTGGGTTGATTATATAgagattttaatcaaaaatgtggtgataaaaaattttatgcaaGCGATATCGCTTTGGTTGTAGATAACCGGTACAGAGTTTGATTAGTTATTGTGTTCGGACTATAAATGGAAATATCTTTCTAATCtatttatgaattttgaaCAGTCATTTTAaggatttatttgtttttcgtTTATCATCCTCATTTTATACAATTTGcgatgatttaaaataatacgtATTAACTAATTAACATATAAttgtacaaataataataaatgctgTTTCGGAGGCAAATAAACAccaaagaaatattaaacagTTTGGTTCATCGAAGCTTATacatgattttaataattaattgaaattccTGTAAAAGATTTTAGCTTTTCATTTAGTTtcgtttaatgaaaaatttacaGAACAAATAACAAACAAGTAGCCGAAGTGGGCGAAGAAACACCCTGCcgagaaaataaaacgaaaggAAATCAACcaatgaaaacaattactttattctttaaattaatactgtaagtgttaatttttctcctaaaatttTCCATTCCCGTGAAAAACAAAGTAATATAGCGACAAATTAGCGAGAATTACGTAAAATAGTTAAATTACATAGATCTCCAAATATCGAAAGAATTTGCCTTGGAGACGGTTAACAACACTCAGAGGAAATTCAAcgatttctctttaattttgaaatgtttcgaaacCATCAAAACAATAAACGTCGCAACGATTTAGCTTCCTGTGATAGCCTATCAAAACCAATATTATCATCAGTGCAACAAACTAGATTTAGTCTTACCGCTCGGCAAGCATCTAATGGGGAATTAACCCCAATAATCAAGACCTAATCGAACATTTCCTGGAAACCTGGTTTTGTCATAGACGATACCGATCAACACCGATGGAAGCCTACGGTAGTGTAATGAAACTTCCCACCTCGTCAGTACCAATCGCCGGCAAAACGGCAATGGATCTTGAACAACATAGAATTTTAAGCAGAAACAGCTGAAACTATAGAGAAATACGAGTATTGTTACCATTATATTcgacaaagaaaatttgtcttcatttttcttttctttctctaGACCTGAAAGACCTCTGAAATATTTTCTGAGAACTTGACTGCTAACTGTCTCGCCATCTCTTTGGTAGTTTGCCTGATGTCTGATTTCGGGCGAGTTATTTCCAACCACAATTTTCTGGATTCTGTTATCTGGTATTTTACGGACGTGGTTGTGCCAAAATCTCTTGCGCTGTCTCCCTCGTCTAACAATGTCCTGAACCCTACATTGGTCTCTGATGTCTGAGTTCTTAATTCTATCCCATCTGATCTTTCTTGAGATTGTCCTCAGAGTCTTCATTTCTACTACTATTCATATGCTTTTAGTCATTGTTGGGTGAATGTAAGTCTTGTATATCCGCACTATACTATTCATGCGTATAGAATTTGTTCAACTAGTATCTCGTAGACTCTCAAGTAGCAAAATTCCATGACTTGCTCATAAGAGAGAAAATCaagattaattatatttagttTGTAAAGAATATTCCAAGCAAACATCGCAAGGGAATTCTGGACATCAGCATTTTGAGTTCCAACTTCCCTTCCttaacaatttcaaacaaaGCTTATTCATCAGCAAGAACACGTCCATTCATTGAATTCAAAAGGAactttttggtataaaaatgtaCCAGCTACATTTCAGAGGATTATAGACAATGTATTACGAGTAATTCTGGAAGGtatcaataattaaatgatTGAGTatattatttcagtttttaagcgttctatttaattcttaaaaattatgacaTAACAAAATTACAAGGAATGAAATTGAACACTAATAAAACATTAACGATTTgacttaaataattattgattaaagtaCGTACTTAACCCTTTGCCGTCAAGTGGTACTGTGAGCATACcactttaaaaaaacatttaattggAGCCGAAACTCAGAATACACCAGTTGTTGTAGCTGATGACGAATATTACTCCGAAAATGAAATTCCCCTTGCAATTTtgtcaaaaagaattttatttatttaagacctttttaaatacattaaatctTAAATATTACACATGATTAAATTCGTATTGCATTCCAATAATGATAgggtataataaatataaaatatcagTAATTGTGAATTATTGTGAATACCAAGCCTGGAATCTTCGCATCGCAAAATAGGCATATCCCAAATTTTGTACGACTCTGGCTACccatttagaaataaataaggTGTTTCTAGATTTTtgtttcattcaaaaataacaGTAATTAGTACATTGCCTAAATATTTTGCAATAAGTATAGAGGATGGCCTAGAGGATGATTTGGCAGACTAAGGGAAAGAAATAGATATAGggatgaaaataattttgaaaggGTAAAGCGATCTCTTGCACAACTAGACGACTGCCATTTGTAGAACGTGAATGCGTTAAAAACAGAATTCCCCAATAGTTAGAGGTTGGCACTATCGATATATATTTTAAGTATGCCAGTCAAAATGAAGGATGTATCATCTCTGCATATGCTATAGATGAATGAACAAATTAGTGGAGAAAGATTAATATCCTATTGTCTATAGGTGGCAAAAATCTTCAGTAGTTTCATGTCCCTGTAGAATAAGCCAGTCAAAGATATGCCTCATCAATACTAATTTGGGAGAATACCAGTTGAATTTATTTCagtgtttcaaaaatatgtttactGCACTTTTCGGTCacttattaaataagaaaagattCTAATTTGACTTAAAGAAGAAGGATACCTCGTTTTCCATAACCCAAGATTACAAGCACATATAAAATGTCCTAGGTCTCATCGATGTTTAGGAAATTTATTCTCTTATATAGCGAAACTATTGAGCGACCAAACTAAACcatttaactttaaagaaGGTGAAATTATGAACATTATTATTACCAAGAAATCCTGCGAATTAACGATTTAGTTCAGTTTGTTTAATGAATAAGAGCACCACCCTGGTCGAGATTAAGTAGGTTTATCAGCCACGAACTAGAAGTACCTACGGTTACTAAAGCATTAAATTCACAATTTATgtgttaaatacaaaatagaaaagtgatataaattaattgaaataaataatcatatttCTCCTGTTAACGAGAGGGCACAAAAAGTCAGTCAAGAATGTTAGACAATTTATGAGTTACTGAAACATTAACAGTACAATGACTGAAGAAATCAATGTTTGACAAATTAGTCCAAGGCAAACGTTTGCAATCTGTTCCTTATGACATGCTAAGGACTCCGAGATAACTATAGTCTctgaaatgaaaattatggGAAAGAGGTTAATCCAAACACGTTTTATTCCAAAATTCGGGTAGAAAATTGGCAAGATTAGGCATTTAGGACCGCTAATTTCTACAAGTATGAACTACTATCATATTTTGGCTGTTATTGATAGTTCTTCGACGTATGCTTCGCTTTATTCTGTCACAGCGATAACTACAGTAGCAGTTATTCAAAAATTGGAAGTACAAAAGAAGTTCTTTGAAACCCCATTTTAGATTATGTGGCACAGCTGATTAGAAAACCTGATTAGCTTCTTAATTTAGCAACATCAAATCAAGAAGTATGTTTTAATCGTAACTGCCATAAGGAG
This genomic stretch from Onthophagus taurus isolate NC chromosome 7, IU_Otau_3.0, whole genome shotgun sequence harbors:
- the LOC111414935 gene encoding uncharacterized protein codes for the protein MENGTHTLNTKDTCENNKVENEEKSPPQKLLHDEVVDALIKEAEKRGLTNCQLDITSGSAKGDNFMGILAKVKVTGKNVDGEDVEWNWIAKAAPQTDMYRSMLKIDIAYATEVYMYKLFDQLDEFQAEKKLLQPFNAHPKFVLSYLEPYKESFVMEDLKAEGYVLRDRKQPLDLHHVKHVMREYGKFHAISFALRDQKPELFAKLAKETKDKIFGMDDIAELEKMKKFQNNFCEKLLDTLNEEADAEAIKSFKYYAKDPIQVHIDSVENTNEYSVILHGDCWTNNFIWKYEDAENPELPTKVCILDWQLSRYGSVALDLSYFFYACTSQEFREKHYDKMIQLYYYTLCSHLVEMGSDPEKLFPYSELINELKHHCTFGVYMGTMVLHIMMSDNTEVPEFGKSENVDQFMEAFDYKSVNDNLFRDRARGVIVHMHQKGYFDYLKET